The proteins below are encoded in one region of Marinobacter sp. F4206:
- a CDS encoding transporter translates to MNRWFVRGVILVSTAGLLPGMALAQEGNVDQAREALAKQEGDEDSSQQLEEVFQAAEKNYSLQKKGSHALNYSFDYSYTADQRLDLAITDGSVRNLDVVPSATHNFTNAFSYDYGLLDNLTVGTRIPLVVKYDSQDELTVYDFGDISFTGRWQPFAYVPGKMSTTLFGTFTSKTGVSPYEIDINEQLSTGSGYYSLAGGASLSKVLDPVVVFGSVSLTYNLPAEDLNQVRGARLLTEVDPGFGLSGSAGFAYSLSYDISLSISAQLSYSDETVLTFSNGDQAVAQDQMTGFLSMSLGTRVSDTTIVNTSLGIGLTEDAPDFSLGVSLPINFSGLKE, encoded by the coding sequence ATGAATCGTTGGTTTGTGCGAGGCGTTATCCTTGTTTCCACGGCAGGACTGCTTCCGGGCATGGCCCTGGCGCAGGAAGGCAATGTCGACCAGGCGCGGGAAGCCCTGGCCAAGCAGGAGGGAGATGAGGATTCTTCACAGCAACTGGAAGAGGTTTTTCAGGCTGCCGAGAAGAATTACTCGCTTCAGAAAAAGGGGTCTCACGCCCTTAACTACTCGTTCGATTATTCCTACACGGCAGACCAGCGTCTGGACCTTGCCATCACCGATGGCTCGGTCAGGAATCTCGATGTGGTTCCTTCCGCCACCCACAATTTCACCAATGCTTTTTCCTATGACTATGGCCTGCTGGATAACCTGACCGTAGGCACGCGGATTCCGCTGGTCGTGAAGTACGATTCGCAGGATGAGCTCACCGTCTATGACTTTGGCGATATTTCGTTCACCGGTCGGTGGCAGCCTTTTGCTTATGTCCCCGGGAAAATGTCGACCACGCTGTTCGGCACCTTCACCTCGAAAACCGGCGTCAGTCCGTACGAGATTGACATCAATGAGCAACTTTCGACCGGTAGTGGTTACTACTCTCTGGCCGGTGGCGCCAGCCTCTCGAAAGTCCTCGATCCGGTCGTTGTATTCGGTTCGGTCAGTTTGACCTATAACCTGCCGGCAGAGGATCTCAACCAGGTCCGAGGCGCCCGCTTGCTGACCGAAGTGGATCCAGGATTCGGTCTGTCCGGCTCCGCCGGCTTTGCCTATTCGCTGTCCTACGACATCTCCCTGAGTATTTCTGCGCAGCTCAGTTACAGCGACGAAACGGTGTTGACCTTCAGTAACGGTGATCAGGCTGTAGCTCAGGACCAGATGACGGGCTTCCTGAGCATGTCGCTCGGTACCCGGGTCAGCGACACCACCATCGTGAACACCAGTCTTGGTATTGGTTTGACCGAGGATGCCCCGGACTTCTCCCTGGGTGTATCCCTGCCCATTAATTTCTCCGGCCTCAAAGAGTGA
- a CDS encoding C39 family peptidase translates to MLLVLAGSILTFTMVQEATVVEPFEKGTVVIEQDVDSGPVLLRSDIRVEPLVEQKYRNIVRQAYDYSCGSAALTTVLNFYLGRTLSERQVMEGLLHYGESERIVQRRAFSMLDFKRLVTALGYPSGGFRATIDDLKDLDHPAIVPIHHAGFKHFVVLRTIRDGRVYMADPSVGNISFTLAEFEDKWDDNVLFIVFPGSDKPLDNLELKEEDLRFVDDQTMTLLALERIPEFHEATERRIQNLLERQKNNPDGSVENTRKQLHYRRN, encoded by the coding sequence ATGCTGCTGGTGCTCGCCGGATCCATTCTCACATTCACCATGGTGCAGGAAGCGACCGTGGTCGAGCCTTTCGAGAAAGGCACCGTTGTCATTGAGCAGGATGTCGATTCCGGGCCGGTACTGCTGCGCTCTGATATCCGGGTGGAGCCGCTGGTCGAGCAGAAATATCGGAACATCGTGCGCCAGGCCTACGACTACAGTTGCGGAAGCGCGGCGCTGACCACGGTACTGAACTTTTACCTGGGTCGGACACTGTCGGAACGTCAGGTGATGGAAGGACTGCTTCATTACGGGGAGAGTGAGCGGATTGTTCAACGACGGGCGTTTTCGATGCTTGACTTTAAACGTCTGGTAACGGCACTGGGTTATCCGTCGGGTGGATTCAGGGCCACCATTGATGATCTGAAAGATCTGGACCACCCCGCCATCGTTCCCATCCATCATGCCGGTTTCAAGCACTTCGTGGTTCTTCGAACAATCCGTGACGGCCGCGTTTATATGGCCGATCCATCGGTAGGCAACATCTCCTTTACCCTGGCGGAATTCGAGGACAAGTGGGATGACAACGTGCTCTTTATCGTTTTTCCCGGCAGTGATAAGCCACTGGACAACCTGGAGTTGAAAGAGGAAGACCTGCGATTTGTAGACGACCAGACCATGACCTTGCTGGCGCTGGAACGGATTCCGGAGTTCCACGAGGCGACTGAAAGGCGAATCCAGAATCTGCTGGAACGCCAGAAGAACAATCCCGACGGCAGCGTAGAAAACACCAGAAAACAACTGCATTACCGTCGTAACTAA
- a CDS encoding DASS family sodium-coupled anion symporter translates to MTDATDSNREPTGLPKSQLIGLALGAFFLIATQILPPPQTMGSDSWAALGLMLLMATWWSTEAIPIPATALLPIVLVPALGLGSISEATSPYAHPIIFLFLGGFTLGLAMQRWNLHRRIALLTLKAMGDEPKRQIGGFMLATAFLSMWVSNTATSIMMLPIGLSVIAMMDTDRPDAVRRYATALLLAIAYSASIGGIATLIGTPPNALLAAYLSESQGVSVGFAQWMLLGVPVTVVMLIAAWWWLTRGDFGLGRKGDSGQMIRDELAALGPLTKGEKLVGLVFVVTASAWIFRPLLSDGLMPWLSDTGIAVAAAIVMFILPVDLRQRVFVLDWDTAKGIPWGVLLLFGGGLAMAGVISSSGLAQWIAESLGAASVLPPIVIIGLVVGVIIFLTEVTSNTATAAAFLPLLGALAVSQGLSPLLLAVPAAVAASCAFMMPVATPPNAIVFSSGHMKIGDMINAGFALNLIGVGVVTLLCYVLLGFVFAN, encoded by the coding sequence ATGACTGATGCAACAGATTCCAACAGGGAGCCAACGGGGCTGCCAAAAAGCCAGCTGATCGGGTTGGCACTAGGTGCGTTCTTCCTGATAGCCACACAGATTCTGCCGCCACCTCAAACCATGGGGTCCGATTCCTGGGCCGCCCTGGGTCTGATGCTGTTGATGGCGACCTGGTGGTCGACCGAAGCCATCCCCATTCCCGCAACAGCATTGCTCCCCATCGTGCTGGTTCCCGCATTGGGACTTGGGTCGATCAGTGAAGCAACGTCGCCGTACGCCCATCCGATTATTTTCCTGTTCCTTGGAGGGTTCACTCTTGGGCTGGCGATGCAGCGCTGGAATTTGCATCGCCGTATTGCACTGCTGACGCTCAAGGCCATGGGCGATGAGCCCAAACGCCAGATTGGCGGTTTCATGCTCGCCACAGCGTTTCTCAGTATGTGGGTCAGCAATACCGCCACGTCGATCATGATGTTGCCGATCGGCCTGTCCGTGATTGCAATGATGGATACCGACCGTCCGGACGCCGTTCGCCGGTATGCCACGGCGTTGCTGCTTGCTATTGCCTACTCGGCCAGCATCGGCGGCATTGCCACTCTGATAGGCACGCCTCCCAATGCATTGCTGGCGGCCTACCTGAGTGAAAGTCAGGGCGTGTCCGTGGGGTTTGCACAATGGATGCTGCTTGGTGTTCCGGTAACGGTTGTCATGTTGATTGCTGCCTGGTGGTGGCTGACCCGAGGGGATTTCGGGCTTGGCCGAAAAGGCGATAGTGGCCAGATGATTCGCGATGAGCTGGCCGCTTTGGGGCCTTTGACGAAGGGTGAAAAGCTGGTCGGGCTGGTGTTTGTGGTGACTGCCAGCGCCTGGATTTTTCGCCCGCTGCTCTCGGACGGGTTGATGCCCTGGCTCAGTGACACTGGGATTGCCGTCGCCGCAGCCATCGTGATGTTTATTCTCCCGGTGGATTTACGGCAACGGGTGTTTGTACTGGACTGGGACACCGCCAAGGGCATTCCCTGGGGCGTACTGCTGTTATTTGGTGGCGGGCTGGCGATGGCCGGCGTCATTAGCAGTTCAGGGCTGGCGCAGTGGATCGCGGAGAGCCTGGGGGCTGCCAGTGTCCTGCCACCCATTGTCATCATTGGCTTGGTGGTTGGGGTGATTATTTTCCTCACCGAAGTGACCAGCAATACCGCCACGGCTGCGGCATTTTTGCCTCTTTTGGGAGCGCTGGCGGTGTCTCAAGGGCTGTCGCCTTTATTGTTGGCCGTGCCAGCCGCGGTTGCGGCCAGCTGCGCTTTCATGATGCCTGTGGCGACTCCGCCTAACGCCATCGTGTTTTCGTCCGGCCACATGAAAATCGGTGACATGATCAACGCGGGTTTTGCCTTAAACCTGATCGGTGTCGGCGTGGTCACACTGCTTTGCTACGTTCTCCTTGGTTTCGTGTTTGCTAACTAG
- a CDS encoding DUF2238 domain-containing protein, with protein sequence MARIPVPALVWTVVFLAVLIWSGVGPKDRATWVLEVLPAVIGLFLVVWCVVRFPLTPMLYWLILIHAVILMVGGHYTYAEVPLFDWFSDWFGWERNNYDKLGHFVQGFVPALIARELVIRLGVFARRGWRSFFIVCFCLAFSAFYELIEWWVALASEEAAESFLGTQGYVWDTQSDMAWALSGAILALVSLGKLQDRQIAALGRR encoded by the coding sequence ATGGCGCGAATACCGGTACCAGCTCTGGTCTGGACAGTGGTTTTTCTGGCAGTGCTGATCTGGTCCGGTGTTGGGCCCAAGGACCGCGCCACCTGGGTACTGGAGGTGCTGCCGGCGGTGATCGGTTTGTTCCTGGTAGTCTGGTGTGTTGTCCGTTTTCCGCTCACGCCTATGCTGTATTGGCTGATTCTGATTCACGCCGTCATTCTCATGGTGGGCGGGCATTACACCTATGCCGAGGTGCCCCTGTTTGACTGGTTTAGTGACTGGTTCGGGTGGGAGCGGAACAACTACGACAAGCTGGGGCACTTCGTCCAGGGCTTCGTCCCGGCGCTGATTGCCCGGGAACTGGTTATCCGGTTGGGAGTGTTCGCCAGACGTGGCTGGCGGTCTTTCTTTATTGTCTGTTTCTGCCTGGCCTTCAGTGCGTTCTACGAGCTGATCGAGTGGTGGGTCGCGCTGGCAAGTGAAGAAGCGGCTGAATCGTTCCTGGGGACTCAGGGCTACGTGTGGGACACCCAGTCGGACATGGCCTGGGCGCTGTCTGGCGCCATTCTTGCGCTGGTGTCCCTGGGAAAACTCCAGGATCGTCAGATTGCGGCGCTTGGCCGGCGCTGA
- a CDS encoding amidohydrolase family protein: protein MNRYDTLIIGGRYFDGTGGPSRIAHVAVRDGRIERVFNSEPDANLADRVINAEGCWVTPGFLDTHTHYDAELIVAPSLSESVRHGVTTVLIGSCSLSMVCSDAEDASDIFTRVETVPREKVLPILQQHKSWRTPSGWLSFLREHPLGPNVISFLGHSDLRVGVMGLHRSTDRRIKPTAEEQGRMEQLLEEALQVGFLGLSTMCLKWDKVDGDREWSKSLPSTYARWREVSRLNRILRRYGRVHQGAPNAANPLQVTQYLRETLGWFRKPLKTTLIAMIDLKGNPTVRPMANLVGWLANAFRGNFRWQLLPTPFAIYADGMDIVLFEEFGAGEMALDVRDQIERNELLQDEEYRRTFRKFYKEKLSPRVWQRDFGDAIVLGCPDSSLIGRNFAELADERGIHVVDFFLDMVVAHGRALRWFTVVGNHREDRLRQMVKNPHALITFSDAGAHIRNMAFYNLPLRFLKLVRESHLRGQPVMSLERAVHRLTGEQADWLGIDAGHIREGDRADITILDPEGLNQDLEQVAWAEMENFGLERMVNRVPGCVKHVLINGRPAVTDEHIEPALGKETGFGRFLPATTG from the coding sequence ATGAACCGGTATGACACGCTTATTATCGGTGGCCGCTATTTTGATGGTACCGGCGGGCCATCCCGCATCGCCCATGTTGCGGTGCGCGACGGTCGCATCGAGCGGGTTTTCAATTCCGAGCCAGATGCCAACCTCGCGGATCGGGTGATCAACGCCGAGGGGTGTTGGGTTACACCGGGCTTCCTCGACACCCACACCCACTATGACGCAGAACTGATTGTCGCGCCCTCATTGTCCGAGTCCGTACGTCATGGTGTCACAACGGTGTTGATCGGCAGCTGCTCGCTCAGCATGGTGTGCTCGGACGCCGAGGACGCATCGGACATTTTTACCCGGGTGGAGACGGTGCCGAGGGAGAAAGTACTCCCGATTCTGCAGCAACATAAAAGCTGGCGCACGCCTTCGGGATGGCTGAGCTTTCTTCGTGAACATCCACTCGGCCCCAACGTGATCAGTTTTCTGGGGCACAGCGACCTGCGTGTCGGTGTCATGGGACTCCATCGCTCGACTGACCGCCGTATCAAGCCAACGGCGGAAGAGCAGGGACGGATGGAGCAGTTGCTGGAGGAGGCGTTACAGGTAGGGTTTCTCGGCTTGTCGACCATGTGCCTGAAGTGGGACAAGGTGGATGGTGACCGGGAATGGTCCAAGAGCCTGCCCAGCACTTACGCTCGGTGGCGTGAAGTCAGCCGCCTGAACCGGATCCTGCGCCGTTACGGGCGTGTGCACCAGGGAGCGCCCAATGCCGCCAATCCGCTTCAGGTAACCCAGTATCTGAGGGAAACCCTGGGTTGGTTCCGGAAGCCACTGAAAACCACCCTGATTGCAATGATTGATCTCAAAGGCAATCCCACGGTCCGGCCCATGGCAAACCTGGTGGGCTGGCTTGCCAACGCTTTCCGGGGCAATTTTCGCTGGCAGTTGCTACCCACACCCTTTGCAATCTATGCCGACGGCATGGACATTGTGCTGTTCGAGGAATTCGGAGCCGGAGAAATGGCACTGGATGTCCGCGACCAGATTGAGCGCAACGAGTTGCTGCAAGATGAAGAGTATCGACGAACCTTTCGCAAATTCTACAAGGAGAAGTTGTCGCCCCGGGTCTGGCAGAGAGATTTCGGTGATGCCATCGTCCTGGGTTGCCCGGATTCATCACTGATTGGTCGGAATTTCGCCGAACTGGCCGATGAGCGCGGAATCCATGTGGTCGACTTTTTCCTCGACATGGTCGTTGCCCATGGCCGGGCACTGCGATGGTTTACTGTTGTGGGTAACCATCGCGAGGACCGGCTTCGGCAAATGGTGAAAAATCCCCACGCCCTGATTACGTTTTCCGATGCTGGGGCGCACATTCGCAACATGGCCTTCTACAATCTGCCCCTCCGGTTCCTGAAGTTGGTTCGTGAAAGCCATCTGCGTGGCCAGCCGGTGATGTCCCTTGAGCGTGCCGTCCACCGGCTGACCGGGGAACAGGCCGACTGGCTGGGCATTGATGCCGGCCATATCCGGGAGGGGGATCGCGCGGACATTACCATTCTTGACCCCGAGGGCCTGAATCAGGACCTTGAGCAGGTGGCCTGGGCCGAAATGGAGAACTTTGGCCTGGAGCGGATGGTGAACCGGGTGCCAGGGTGCGTGAAGCATGTGCTGATCAATGGCCGGCCCGCGGTCACGGATGAACACATTGAACCGGCTCTGGGCAAGGAAACCGGATTCGGCCGATTCCTGCCCGCCACGACGGGATGA
- a CDS encoding efflux RND transporter periplasmic adaptor subunit: MTEKRFTGRWLFWGLFAVLVVGAIYLTVRSDPVWVDLVPASRGPMEVSITEEGKTRVKDRYLVSSPVAGYLHRVSLEVGDPVAPGQLLTEVDPMPASVLDARSRAEAEARVGAARSALNSARQKVAAAEAEAIFAARELRRLQALTDSHFISEDRLQQAEAADERAQAILRSARFDEEVMAHELSAARTRLEVSAARVTGNDDIERVAVKSPVNGAILEIVRKSEGVIQAGEAVLEVGDPGALEVVVEVLSFDAVKLTPGVRVRLTGWGGTTLEATVRRVEPVGFEDVSALGVEEQRVQVVADIVSPVDEWKMLGDGYRVDATFVLWEADDVLRIPASAIFQHEGASHVFRADEGRARLTPLVTGRSNGLYTVVKDGLGQGDLVVRHPDRQLEEGVRIRSR; encoded by the coding sequence ATGACAGAGAAGCGTTTTACAGGAAGATGGCTATTCTGGGGCCTGTTCGCCGTCCTGGTCGTCGGGGCCATATACCTCACCGTCCGCTCCGATCCGGTATGGGTGGATCTGGTGCCAGCAAGTCGAGGGCCAATGGAAGTCTCGATCACCGAGGAGGGTAAGACTCGGGTCAAAGACCGCTACCTGGTTTCCTCGCCCGTTGCAGGATACCTGCATCGGGTGTCGCTGGAAGTTGGGGATCCCGTGGCACCCGGCCAACTGCTGACCGAGGTGGATCCGATGCCGGCCAGTGTACTGGACGCACGCAGCAGGGCGGAGGCCGAGGCCCGGGTGGGGGCGGCCCGTTCAGCGCTCAATTCGGCCAGACAGAAAGTTGCGGCCGCAGAAGCGGAAGCTATCTTTGCCGCCAGGGAACTTAGGCGATTGCAGGCACTTACCGACAGTCATTTTATCTCGGAGGATCGTCTGCAACAGGCGGAAGCGGCGGATGAAAGGGCGCAGGCGATTTTGCGATCCGCCCGCTTTGACGAGGAGGTGATGGCTCACGAACTGAGTGCGGCGCGGACTCGGCTTGAGGTGTCCGCGGCGAGGGTAACCGGAAACGACGATATTGAACGAGTTGCGGTCAAATCACCGGTCAACGGAGCCATCCTGGAAATAGTCCGCAAGAGTGAGGGCGTGATACAGGCAGGCGAAGCGGTTCTGGAAGTTGGGGATCCGGGCGCACTGGAAGTGGTGGTGGAGGTGCTGAGTTTCGACGCAGTGAAACTGACACCCGGGGTCAGGGTCCGTCTGACGGGCTGGGGAGGCACGACGCTGGAGGCCACCGTGAGACGGGTTGAGCCGGTTGGATTCGAGGATGTATCGGCCCTTGGCGTGGAGGAGCAGCGGGTTCAGGTGGTGGCGGATATAGTCAGCCCGGTAGACGAATGGAAGATGCTCGGTGACGGCTACCGGGTGGACGCCACCTTCGTTCTGTGGGAAGCCGATGACGTTCTCCGTATTCCTGCTTCGGCAATCTTCCAGCACGAGGGGGCCAGTCACGTCTTTCGTGCTGACGAAGGTCGGGCCAGGCTGACACCGTTGGTCACCGGTCGCAGCAATGGCCTTTATACCGTTGTAAAGGACGGCCTGGGTCAGGGGGACCTGGTGGTGCGCCATCCGGACCGGCAACTGGAGGAAGGCGTGCGGATTCGGAGCAGGTAG
- a CDS encoding FtsX-like permease family protein, whose protein sequence is MNSALTTKVRRELWQMRGQVLAIALVIAGGVAVCVMSLVAYSSLSATRGQYYEQYQFAEVFASVKRAPNHVLQQVAGIPGVSRLTGRVEGAAKLEIPGFTDPVSARVLSLPAEGQPEVNRLFVREGRLPAPGRTGEVAAVGSFAEAHDLLPGDRFSAIINGRQQTLTLTGTVESPEFIYVIPPGGMLPDFERYGVLWLSSESLAAAMDMRGAFNSVVARVEPGYPVASVIDALDRLLDRYGATGAFAREDQFSHRFLSDDLDQLKIMATVFPLIFMSVAMFLLNVVISRLVSTQRDIIAVLKAFGYDNRQIAWHYSQLVLTIAATGLVLGIGFGVWLGRGLGELYMDFYRFPGLRFQLEPAWLLALALITVVVAWLGGWRAIHRAASLAPAEAMRPEGPAKFRITLAEKWLSGIRFTQPSRMIVRQTTRRPLRSFLSMIGVAMSTAIIMVGNFQFDSVSLMVQTEFARVQQQDLTATLIEPVNSAALFGLKRQPGVRYVEGRRSVAARLVNGHREWRSALTGIPQGAELQFVVDKDLESVSLPADGLLLTDFLASELGVSAGESLTVEILEGDRRTLSVPVAGTTSEFLGVGAYMKLESLNRILGEGPLINQALLNVDPALADTVYRDLRETPGVLGIGIRQAMLDSFYETLARTFLTFTFFNSLLGAIIAFGVIYNTIRISLAEKGRELASLRVLGYTHNEIAHILFGEMALLLVAGIVFGWLIGHGLVFLLVTALQTELYRVPLTITTQTLAMSATVVLVSALASGAVAWWRLKHLDLVAVLKTRE, encoded by the coding sequence GTGAATTCCGCGTTGACGACCAAGGTACGCCGGGAACTCTGGCAGATGCGCGGGCAGGTGCTTGCCATTGCTCTGGTGATTGCCGGTGGCGTCGCCGTCTGCGTGATGTCGCTGGTGGCTTATTCCTCATTGTCAGCCACGCGCGGCCAGTATTACGAGCAGTACCAATTTGCCGAGGTTTTCGCTTCGGTAAAGCGGGCGCCGAACCATGTGTTGCAACAGGTGGCTGGGATTCCCGGGGTCAGTCGGCTGACGGGGCGGGTCGAAGGGGCGGCCAAACTGGAAATTCCCGGGTTCACCGACCCGGTTTCCGCCCGAGTGTTGTCCCTGCCCGCCGAGGGGCAACCGGAGGTCAACCGTCTGTTCGTGCGTGAAGGCCGCTTACCGGCCCCGGGCAGGACCGGCGAGGTCGCTGCCGTCGGTTCCTTTGCCGAGGCTCATGATCTTCTACCCGGTGACCGGTTCTCGGCCATCATCAATGGGCGCCAGCAGACGCTGACTCTTACCGGCACCGTGGAGTCGCCCGAGTTCATTTATGTTATCCCGCCAGGCGGCATGCTCCCGGACTTCGAACGCTACGGTGTGCTCTGGTTGAGCTCGGAATCACTGGCGGCGGCCATGGACATGAGGGGGGCATTCAACAGCGTGGTGGCCCGGGTTGAACCCGGATATCCGGTCGCGTCGGTGATTGACGCGCTTGACCGGTTGCTCGACCGGTATGGCGCGACCGGGGCCTTCGCCCGGGAAGACCAGTTTTCACATCGGTTTCTGAGTGACGACCTCGACCAGCTCAAGATCATGGCGACGGTCTTTCCGCTGATCTTCATGAGCGTTGCCATGTTTCTTCTCAATGTGGTCATTAGTCGCCTGGTGAGTACCCAGAGAGACATCATCGCGGTACTGAAAGCCTTTGGTTACGATAATCGACAGATAGCCTGGCACTACAGCCAGCTCGTGCTGACGATAGCCGCCACCGGGCTTGTTCTCGGGATCGGCTTTGGCGTCTGGCTGGGGCGTGGCCTGGGTGAGCTGTACATGGACTTCTACCGGTTTCCGGGGCTACGGTTCCAACTTGAACCGGCCTGGCTCCTGGCGCTCGCCCTGATTACCGTCGTGGTCGCCTGGCTTGGCGGCTGGCGGGCCATCCATCGGGCGGCCTCGCTGGCACCAGCGGAAGCCATGCGACCGGAAGGGCCCGCGAAATTCAGGATCACCCTGGCCGAAAAGTGGCTGTCTGGAATCCGCTTTACCCAGCCCTCCCGAATGATTGTCCGGCAGACGACCCGACGCCCTCTGCGATCCTTTCTGTCCATGATCGGGGTGGCCATGTCCACGGCGATCATCATGGTAGGCAACTTTCAGTTCGATTCGGTGTCGCTCATGGTGCAAACCGAGTTTGCCAGGGTACAGCAGCAGGACCTGACGGCCACCCTGATTGAGCCGGTCAACTCCGCTGCTCTTTTCGGATTGAAGCGCCAGCCTGGCGTTCGTTACGTGGAGGGGCGCCGTTCAGTAGCCGCGAGGTTGGTGAATGGGCACCGGGAGTGGCGCAGCGCTTTGACCGGAATTCCCCAGGGCGCTGAGCTGCAGTTTGTTGTGGACAAGGATCTTGAGTCCGTGAGTCTGCCCGCTGACGGCCTGCTTTTGACGGACTTTCTTGCCAGCGAACTCGGGGTGTCTGCAGGGGAGAGTCTCACGGTGGAAATTCTCGAAGGTGACCGCCGAACCCTGTCTGTGCCTGTGGCCGGAACCACCAGTGAGTTTTTGGGCGTGGGCGCCTACATGAAGCTGGAGTCTCTGAACCGGATATTGGGGGAGGGGCCGCTGATCAACCAGGCCCTGTTGAACGTGGATCCTGCGCTTGCAGACACGGTATACCGGGATCTCCGGGAAACACCCGGTGTGCTGGGTATTGGTATTCGGCAGGCCATGTTGGACAGCTTCTACGAAACGCTGGCGCGGACGTTCCTCACTTTTACCTTTTTCAACAGCTTGCTGGGCGCAATCATCGCGTTCGGTGTGATCTACAACACGATCCGTATATCACTGGCGGAAAAAGGCCGCGAATTGGCTAGTCTTCGGGTGCTGGGGTACACCCATAACGAAATTGCCCACATTCTGTTTGGTGAAATGGCGCTGCTGCTGGTGGCCGGCATCGTTTTCGGCTGGCTCATCGGGCATGGACTGGTCTTTCTGCTTGTTACCGCCTTGCAGACCGAGCTCTACCGGGTGCCTTTGACCATCACAACCCAGACGCTGGCGATGTCGGCGACGGTTGTGCTGGTATCGGCACTGGCGTCGGGAGCGGTTGCCTGGTGGCGTCTCAAGCACCTGGATCTGGTGGCCGTACTGAAAACGAGGGAGTAA
- a CDS encoding ABC transporter ATP-binding protein, translating to MDPQPVFHTRGLTKTYDQGEVQVRALRGVDLDLYGGELVVMLGASGSGKSTLLNILGGLDVPTSGEVRYRDVELNNAGDRELTRYRREHVGFVFQFYNLIPSLTARENVAVVTEIATRPMVPEDALDLVGLKDRMHHFPAQLSGGEQQRVAIARAVAKRPAVLLCDEPTGALDSQTGILVLEALESANRETGTTTVIITHNASIAGMADRVITLSDGNISGERRNSERQSPHTLSW from the coding sequence ATGGATCCGCAACCTGTTTTCCATACCCGAGGCCTGACCAAAACCTATGATCAGGGCGAAGTTCAGGTTCGTGCGCTGCGCGGGGTTGATCTGGATCTTTATGGTGGGGAGCTTGTCGTTATGCTGGGGGCATCGGGTTCCGGTAAATCCACACTGCTGAATATTCTCGGAGGTCTGGATGTGCCCACCTCCGGCGAAGTCAGGTACCGGGATGTTGAGCTGAACAACGCCGGTGATCGGGAACTGACCCGGTACCGGCGCGAACACGTTGGTTTTGTATTCCAGTTCTATAACCTGATCCCCAGTCTGACGGCCCGAGAGAATGTTGCCGTTGTCACCGAGATTGCGACACGGCCAATGGTACCGGAGGATGCATTGGATCTCGTGGGGCTGAAGGATCGAATGCATCATTTCCCCGCCCAACTGTCCGGCGGCGAGCAGCAACGAGTAGCGATTGCCCGGGCGGTTGCAAAGCGCCCGGCGGTACTGCTGTGTGATGAACCAACCGGGGCCCTGGACTCCCAAACCGGCATCCTGGTGCTGGAAGCGCTGGAAAGCGCCAACCGGGAAACCGGTACCACCACCGTGATCATCACCCACAACGCGTCGATCGCCGGTATGGCGGACCGGGTAATTACCCTGTCGGATGGCAATATCAGTGGCGAGCGGCGTAACAGCGAGCGCCAGTCACCACATACTCTGAGCTGGTAG
- a CDS encoding TraR/DksA family transcriptional regulator: MSNRKAELETLRADLKVRLARFEAHQHREDGALDKDFEEQASQTQNDEVVDSLETETREELAQIERALERIENGIGDDCESCGEPIDPRRLQVLPYTTLCVDCAED; encoded by the coding sequence ATGAGTAATCGGAAAGCAGAACTTGAAACCCTGAGAGCAGATTTGAAGGTCAGATTGGCCCGTTTTGAAGCCCACCAACACCGTGAAGACGGTGCCCTGGACAAGGATTTCGAGGAACAGGCAAGCCAGACCCAGAATGATGAAGTGGTGGATTCCCTGGAGACGGAAACCCGTGAGGAGCTGGCCCAGATTGAGCGGGCGCTCGAACGCATCGAAAACGGAATCGGTGATGATTGCGAGTCCTGTGGTGAGCCGATCGATCCTCGTCGTCTGCAGGTCCTGCCGTATACCACCCTCTGCGTTGATTGTGCGGAGGACTGA
- a CDS encoding phasin family protein, with amino-acid sequence MNNEMFEKATRLNETLIEQFSKAAEMQMDAFRRYADVATEQAKKVSEVRDLDGLKSLTGDQAETLKSLSEQFTADWKAWQDYFTEAREQIQNAVDAPKTETAKAKPTAPKSGSSGKTAA; translated from the coding sequence ATGAATAATGAAATGTTCGAAAAAGCCACCCGCCTGAATGAAACCCTGATCGAGCAGTTCAGCAAGGCCGCAGAAATGCAAATGGACGCATTTCGACGCTACGCGGATGTCGCCACGGAACAGGCGAAGAAAGTCTCGGAAGTGCGAGACCTCGATGGGCTGAAGTCCCTGACCGGAGATCAGGCGGAAACCCTGAAGTCGCTGAGCGAGCAGTTCACGGCTGACTGGAAAGCATGGCAGGACTATTTTACCGAGGCCCGGGAGCAGATCCAGAACGCCGTCGACGCCCCCAAGACCGAAACGGCTAAAGCCAAACCGACAGCACCCAAGTCCGGTTCCAGCGGCAAAACCGCTGCCTGA